The genomic window CATCGTCCATGACACCGAAAAACAGTCCGACAGATCTAAAGAAAATCCCGTGGATAACGAACCGCTGTATTTAAAAACCGGCTACCGTAAGCTGATGCATGATCTCAATAACATCCTCTCGACTATTCTGGGCAATATCGACCTGTTCCGAATCAGTGACAGCAAAACCGACAGTATCGCCGCAGAATACCTCAAGAACATCGAGAATGCCGCCCTGCAGGCCAGAGATATGCTCAGCGGTATGCCCGCCAAAGATGAGCAAAACGACAGCGTAAAAACCAGGCAGATAACTGTCGATGAGCTGTCGAATGGTTTCATCGAACCTGTGCTTCTCGAAAAAGAGCTGGAATGGGTGGCGAATATTCCGGATGATCTGCCGGATATTGAGACTGATCCGGAAATCGCTTCTCACTGCTTTAAAAGCATCATAGAAGGACTGACTGCAATCAATCCCGCCACATCCAGCCTGTTCATCGAAATCATGCGGGTCGAGCAGTCGACCGGACAACTGAGTTTTTTACCTGAAGGCAAATACGTTAAAATCGTCGTTGGCTTCCGTAACGGCGGAGATACCCGGGCTGACACATCGCCACTTAAAATCGACAGGATCCCGCACTTCAACGAGGCTCGTAACCTGATCTCGAAAGCAGGCGGTGCCCTTGAAATAATCTCAGAGGCCGGTCAGGACCTCAGGGCAAATGTATATTTTAAAATCGCCGGCCCTAAACAGGCCAAATCACCTGATACAGGCGAAAAGGTGCCCGAAAACCTGCGAATACTGGTCATGGATGACAAACTGGAGGTACGCCAGGTGGTCGGCCAGATACTGAGCGAGCTGGGGTACAAGACAGCTTTTGCTGAAGACGGCACACAGGCCATCAAACTCTACAAAGACAGCCTGAAAAAGGACCTTAAATTCGATGCCGTCATCATGGATGTCAATATTCCCAACGGTATGGGTGGCGAGGAGACAGTGCGCAGGCTGAGGCAGATCGATCCCGATGTCAACGCGATCGTGTTCAGCGGATGTCACAACGCGCACATCATGTCGAACTTCCACAAGTTCGGATTCCAGGGATTCGTCTCGAAACCGTTTACGCTCGAAGAATTGAACCGCATAGTGACAGACACGATCCATAAAAGCCATTCCGGAAGCCATGGATGCTACAACCGTAAGCCGGATTGAACGCGAGAATACTGATCCATTAATCGGGGGCAGATACTGATCAGAAGCTGTACTTCAACTGGAAGCCGAGGGTTGCCGTGGATGGATCCAGGTAGGGTTCGAGATCGAACCTGCGACCTTGATTGCGGTCCATGAGCACATCTGAAATCACCCAGCCATATATTGCGGCGACATAGACATCAGACGGCCAGTGCGCCTCGGAGGCAACTCTCTCGATTCCGATCGAGCCGGCAATCGTATACGCCACGATCGTGAACGGCCAGAACTTTATATGGCGCGAGAATATATTTGCCATCTGGAAAACATTGGCTGTGTGACCGGAGGGCATCGAGGTTCCGCCGTTGAATTCAAAATAGCGCGCGCCCATCCCCTCATGGGGCCGACGACGTCCGGCAAACAGGTTGACAGCGTTTTTCAACAACCCGGCAATATAGTATGACTCGACCAGGTCGATCCCGATATACATCAGCGGATCGATATCCAGAAGGTAGCCAAGCGCGACCGATCCCAAAAAATATTTCGCGGTCGTTCCCCCCATCCCGATCGTTCCCAGCTCTTCGCCGATATTCACAAAAGGCTTGAGCGGGTCATCCTCGCGATGCTCCCTGATAAAATCATAAATTTCCCGGTCATAGATATATATCACCGCGCCTGCCGAAGCGATCCCCGCCAGCCACAGTGCCGACTTTTTATCGATCCGGGCCGGAGAGGAATAGATATAGGCGGCGTCTTTGACCGATGTTACAACTGCATAGCCCAGGTCTTTGAATATATGCTTAGACCGTTCCTCATCAGCCTGAGTTCCGGAGGAATCCGAGTCCGCATTAAAATGGATTTGCGACACCAGCGGAGCCCGTACATATGCCATAAAACAGGCTTTTTCCAGCTCGTATTTGTGACAGGACTGCGCTGACAAACCAGCCTCCGTCATGCTGAAAAACATCATTGTCATGAGTAATAAAGACAGGATTTTCATGATTGCTTCAAAGCTGATAATTTCAAGCGCTCAGTCTGTCAAGTCCCGGACGATTGCATGCGACCGCTTGATACAGTCATTCATACCGATCCCCCAGTAGGCGTTGCCCGCCAAAAAAATTGAACCGATCTGCTTTAGCTCCGCCTCGATTCTTTCCATTCTTTCCAGATGACCGAGCGTATACTGCGGTATAGCATTTTTCCAGCGGATAACTTTCTGGTACTCAGGTTCGGAATTGATCCCCATCATTTTGGACAATTCCTCCAATGCGGTCGAGGCGATTTCAGCTTCGGGTTTTTCGACAACCTGTGGATTGACCGAACCGCCCAGCATAGTACGCAGAAGCACCTTGCCCTCCGGAGCCTGGTCGGGAAATATCTCCGAAGTCCAGATCGAGCCCAGCACCTGCTTTTTCTGGCTGTGCGGAACTAAAAACCCGAATCCAGCGGGAGGATTCTCAAACGCCTGTTTGTCGAAACCCTGGCAAACTACGGCCAGGCTGGAATACGGTATCCTGTTTAACATGTCCGAAACAGTCCAGTTCAAACCGGCCAGCATCCGGGCGGCGTGATAGGCAGGTACCGCTATGATAACAGCATCGAATTCCGGCTTCCCATGGGAGGTTTCGAGCACAAATTTATCACCCGACTTGACAATCGCCCGGACCTCGATCGGGTACATCAGGTGGTTCTCCAGAACTTTCTCGAGCCCTTCTATCAATGTGTACAACCCCCCCTCGAAGCTGGTCAGCCTCCCCCCCGGCCCGGCCGGACCGCCGGATTTACCACCGGATTCTTTTTTCTTTTTCAGCATGGCCTTTATAAGTCCGCCGTACATTCTCTCCATCTCGAACATCCGCGGAAAACAGGCCTTAAGGGAAAGCTCCCTGGCATCCCCGCCATAGATCCCGGAAACCATCGGGTCGATCAATGTTTCCGCCGCTTCTTTGCCTATCCTGCGTTTCGCAAAATCGAAAATCGATTCATCGCGATCATCTTTTCTACCCGGCTTGAAGTATTCAAATGCAATCCTGAGACGTCCGGGCAATGACAAAAGACCGCTTTTTAAAAACGTCTTAGGGTTGGGCCTGATTTCCCACAGCCTGTCATTGCGAAAGATGAAGCGACGCTCTGATTTCAAATCAGCCGGATTCAATTTCTCTCGCAACCCGAGACGATCGACGAATTCGAGTGTCAGGGGTTCACGATCCAGAAAACCATTCGATCCCCAGTCGACGATGTAACCATCCTCGCGCGTGGTGCCGATCGTACCACCCAGGCGGTCCTGTTTTTCGAAGATAGTAAAATCGTAATCAGAATCGTGGTCGGCTTTAAGGAAAAACCCTGCCGCCAGGCCGGATATTCCCCCGCCGATTATAGCGACTTTGCAATCAGCCATCCAGCGACTCCATGACAAGTTTGCCAATCAGTTCGATAAAATCATCGCCGTCATTGAAGACCTCGGCCCTTACAAATTTATCTATTCCCGCCTTTTCTGCAATCTCCCTGAGCTCGATATCGAGTTCGAAAAGCGTCTCGAGGTGATCGCAGACAAAACCGACCGGCATCACCACGACCTGTTTGACACCATCCAGGGCGACCTTGCGTACACTGTCAATCGTCGAGGGTTGCATCCATTTGACCGGGCCGATCTTGCTCTGAAAGCAAACAGTATAATTGTCGAGCGGATGACGATCCAAAATCGACATAACAGTCCGGTCGATCTGCTGACCGTAGGGGTCACCTTTGGCAATATGCGACTGCGGAAGCGCATGAGCCGAGAAGAGCACATGATATGGTTTACTCAAATCGATTCCAGCCAGCGCTTTTTCGAGACGAGCGACCTTGGCCTGAATATAATCGGGGTGATCATAAAAGGGAGGAATTGTGGACAGCTTGCCCTTGAGTCCATGCTTTTTCGAGGCCAGCGCGAGGTCGAAATAGACACTCCCCAGAGTCGAACGGGCAAACTGCGGATACATCGGCACAGCCACTATCCGTTCGTAATTCTGATCTGCCAGTTCCGCCAGCTTATCGTCAATTCTCGGCTCGGAATAACTGTAAGCATCGCAGACATCGATCTGGGGAATTTCAGGTTTAAGAAGCGACTGTGCTTTTTCAGCTTGTTTGCGGGTCCATTCCCGGAGCGGTGATTTTCCGCCGATCATACGATAGTGCTCCGCCACCCTGGGGGCGCGTGTAGTGGAAACCATCCAGCTCAAAAACGAGCGCATCAATCCAGGCATGCCGGTCACAAACGGGTCGCCCAGAAGACTGCGAATAAACTCTTTGATTTCGCTTTCCGATTCCGGCCCGCCCATATTGATCAGGACAACCGCCACTTTCTTGTCTTCAAAATTACGGCTCAAACTATTACTTTCTCAAACTGTCCGTGAAAACTGTGTCTTCATCTTCCCTTTGCGAAGGTAGGCATCGAACGTCATGGCGATATTGCGAATAAATATCTTGCCAGTACCATTGACTGCAAGCCTGTCTGCCTCACGCTCAAGCAGGCCGTCCATTGCAAACTCTTCCAACTCGGACAGTTCATCTTTCAGATAAGCTTTAGCATCGATTTCAAATAAATCCTCGATCTTCTTCAAATCAAGCCTGAAATTGCACATCAATTCTGAAATAACATAACGGCGGATCAGGTCGTCATGGGAAAGCTTCATCCCGCGGCAGGTCGCCAGCTCATTTCGATCGAGTGCCGGATTGTAATCCTTCAATGATCCGTGGTTCTGGGCGTAGCCCTGGTTGATATACGATATAGAGGACATTCCCAGTCCAACCCAGTCCTCAGCCGAGCGCACCGTATACCCCATAAAGTTACGGCGCAGACGATTCTCACGGGCGGCCAGCGCCAGCTCATCCTCAGGCACAACGAAGTGATCCATCCCGATTGCCTCGTAGCCGGCTTCGACAAATCTACCGCGTGCCATTAAAAACAGCCTGAGCTTCTCGGAAGCATCGGGAAGCAGGCTCTCGTCGAGACGATTCTGGTGCGGGCGCATTTTGGGTATGTAAGCAAAACTGTACAGGGCGATCCGATCAGGCCGAAGCTCGATTGTCTTTTCGATCGAGCTTTCAAATGATTCGAGCGTCTGTGATGGAAGACCGTAAATCAAGTCGAAATTTATTCCCTTGAAACCGAGCTCACGGCTGAAGCGATAGAGTTCGATCGTCTTGTCAGTATCCTGGTTACGACCGATCGCCTGCTGGACTACCTGGTTAAAATCCTGAATGCCGAAGGACAGGCGGTTAAAACCGAGTTCTTTTAACAAATTGATTCGATCGTTATCGGTCACCCTTGGATCGAGTTCGACCGAAATCTCGGCATCGTCTCTGATCTCCCCTCGTTTCGATACCAGTTCGAATGCCCTGACAGTATTAGCGCTGTCGAGACAGGTGGGAGTCCCCCCGCCCCAGTGAAGCTGGGATATTTCGCGCCTCTGACCCAGACGGGAAAATACCAGGTCCGCCTCCCGTTCAACTCGCTCGAGATATTGTGAGTGAACCGAGTCTTTTTTCAAAGCGGTTGTGTTGCACCCGCAGAACAAACAGCGCTGTCTGCAGAAAGGGATATGCAGGTATATCGAAAGCTGTTTTTCAGCCTCCGAGCCTGCTCCCCGCAGGAGCCGGTCAAAATCATCAGGACCGAAATCATTATCCCAGACCGGAACCATCGGGTAACTGGTGTATCTCGGACCGGGACGATCGTATTTGTTTATAAGTTTTTTGAGGTCGGGTGTCATCTTGATCATTGAGCCTTCCCGGCCCGAAAAGCCCGCACCGTAGCGACCAGCCGGCGCACATTTTCCTCGGGTGTGGGAGGCAAGATACCATGGCCGAGGTTAAAAATAAATCCGGGATAGTCAGCCATCTCATTCAATATCCTGACGGCCTCGCGTTCGACCTGCTCTTTTGGCCCTATCATCAGGTTGGGATTGAGGTTGCCCTGCAGTGAAACAGGTTTGAGCTTTTCCGAGGCGGTTTTAAGCGGTGTCTTCCAGTCGACACAAAACGATGACAAAGGCAGTTCCGAGACAGCATCGAGAAGGTGATTTGAATTCTTAATATACAGCCCGGAGGGGATTTTGGAAGACTTCAGCCCCTCGAAAATGTATTTCAGGTACGGCATAGAAAATCGCCTGAATTCAGCTTCGGATAATTCTCCGGCGGCCGTATCGAATACCTGCACATAGTCAGCCCCGGCCCGGGCCTGCATCTTGAGGTATTCGAGGCTGATCTCGGCCAGCGTGGTGAGGATATGTTCAGCCTCTTTCGGATACTTCATCAGGTAAGCATAGGGACGGTACATCTCCTTGGCTCCCATATACCCGCATAAAAACGAGAATACGGTAAAAGGCGCACCGCAGAAACCTATTACCGCCCTGCTGTCACCCAGCCTTATACGGGTTGCCCGAACGACCTCGGATACAAAAGCCAGTTTCTCGGCCGGATCGAACTGTTCAAACATTTTCGACTGATCAGGATTCTCCAGAAGCGGAGCGATCTTTGGAGCTGGATTATAGCGCAGGTCAAAACCGAACGGTTCGACTATATAGAGTATATCCGAAAAAATAACAGCCGCGTCAAAACCGAATTTGTCGATCGGCATGACTGTCACCTGAGAAGCGACCTCTGGATCCTTGCACATCTCCTCAAAGCCCATTCGCGAGCGAACTTCACGATATTCAGGCAGGTAGCGTCCGGCCTGGCGCATAATCCAGATCGGCACCCGGGATGTTTTTTGACCGGCCAGGTTTGATTTAAACAGGGCACGGCTGTCCGAGGTTTCAACTGATGTGTGCATATCTTCAAAACCTTAGAGCTTACGATTCGGGGATTTACTTACTTACTCGACCCTTTCATCTCAAGTCAAACGCAACTATCTCATAAGTTTAACGGGAGTTTCCCGCCAGAGTTCCGGTCATCGAAAGATGTAAACAAATAATATAACCGCCGTAGCAGATATAGCAACCAATTAAACGTCTTTCAAAGTCGCAGATAAAAAACGGGAGAAGCCGTTCAGCTTCCCCCGTAATACTTACGCAGCGCGGTATGGTGTAATACTAATTGAGATAAGCCCTCAGCGAACGAGAGCGGGAGGCATGACGGAGTCGGCGAATCGCCTTTTCCTTGATCTGCCTCACTCTTTCACGTGTGAGCGAGAAACGGGATCCAATCTCTTCAAGGGTTAGTGCCTTTTCATGATTAAGGCCAAAATATAGATTGATCACTTCCGCCTCGCGGGGAGTCAGGGTATCCAGCGCTTTTTCAATCTCGGCCATCAGCGATTGGCTCAGAAGCTCCTCGTCGGGAGCAGGCTGGTACTCATCCTCCAGCACATCGATAAGGCTGTTGTCTTCCGATGAGGAGAAGGGCGCATCCAACGACAGATGAGTGTTGGAGATTTTCAAGGTATCGGTCACTTCTGATTCGGTCAATTCGAGCTCGTTGGCGATCTCATCGGCCGACGGCTCGCGACCATACTCCTGCTCCAGTGAAGAAGAAATCTTGCCGATTTTGTGCAAGGTTCCCACCCGGTTCAGGGGCAGACGAACGATTCGCGACTGTTCTGCCAGGGCCTGCAGAATAGCCTGACGAATCCACCAGACAGCATACGAG from Candidatus Zixiibacteriota bacterium includes these protein-coding regions:
- a CDS encoding phosphatase PAP2 family protein — protein: MKILSLLLMTMMFFSMTEAGLSAQSCHKYELEKACFMAYVRAPLVSQIHFNADSDSSGTQADEERSKHIFKDLGYAVVTSVKDAAYIYSSPARIDKKSALWLAGIASAGAVIYIYDREIYDFIREHREDDPLKPFVNIGEELGTIGMGGTTAKYFLGSVALGYLLDIDPLMYIGIDLVESYYIAGLLKNAVNLFAGRRRPHEGMGARYFEFNGGTSMPSGHTANVFQMANIFSRHIKFWPFTIVAYTIAGSIGIERVASEAHWPSDVYVAAIYGWVISDVLMDRNQGRRFDLEPYLDPSTATLGFQLKYSF
- the hemG gene encoding protoporphyrinogen oxidase yields the protein MADCKVAIIGGGISGLAAGFFLKADHDSDYDFTIFEKQDRLGGTIGTTREDGYIVDWGSNGFLDREPLTLEFVDRLGLREKLNPADLKSERRFIFRNDRLWEIRPNPKTFLKSGLLSLPGRLRIAFEYFKPGRKDDRDESIFDFAKRRIGKEAAETLIDPMVSGIYGGDARELSLKACFPRMFEMERMYGGLIKAMLKKKKESGGKSGGPAGPGGRLTSFEGGLYTLIEGLEKVLENHLMYPIEVRAIVKSGDKFVLETSHGKPEFDAVIIAVPAYHAARMLAGLNWTVSDMLNRIPYSSLAVVCQGFDKQAFENPPAGFGFLVPHSQKKQVLGSIWTSEIFPDQAPEGKVLLRTMLGGSVNPQVVEKPEAEIASTALEELSKMMGINSEPEYQKVIRWKNAIPQYTLGHLERMERIEAELKQIGSIFLAGNAYWGIGMNDCIKRSHAIVRDLTD
- the hemH gene encoding ferrochelatase gives rise to the protein MSRNFEDKKVAVVLINMGGPESESEIKEFIRSLLGDPFVTGMPGLMRSFLSWMVSTTRAPRVAEHYRMIGGKSPLREWTRKQAEKAQSLLKPEIPQIDVCDAYSYSEPRIDDKLAELADQNYERIVAVPMYPQFARSTLGSVYFDLALASKKHGLKGKLSTIPPFYDHPDYIQAKVARLEKALAGIDLSKPYHVLFSAHALPQSHIAKGDPYGQQIDRTVMSILDRHPLDNYTVCFQSKIGPVKWMQPSTIDSVRKVALDGVKQVVVMPVGFVCDHLETLFELDIELREIAEKAGIDKFVRAEVFNDGDDFIELIGKLVMESLDG
- the hemN gene encoding oxygen-independent coproporphyrinogen III oxidase, which gives rise to MIKMTPDLKKLINKYDRPGPRYTSYPMVPVWDNDFGPDDFDRLLRGAGSEAEKQLSIYLHIPFCRQRCLFCGCNTTALKKDSVHSQYLERVEREADLVFSRLGQRREISQLHWGGGTPTCLDSANTVRAFELVSKRGEIRDDAEISVELDPRVTDNDRINLLKELGFNRLSFGIQDFNQVVQQAIGRNQDTDKTIELYRFSRELGFKGINFDLIYGLPSQTLESFESSIEKTIELRPDRIALYSFAYIPKMRPHQNRLDESLLPDASEKLRLFLMARGRFVEAGYEAIGMDHFVVPEDELALAARENRLRRNFMGYTVRSAEDWVGLGMSSISYINQGYAQNHGSLKDYNPALDRNELATCRGMKLSHDDLIRRYVISELMCNFRLDLKKIEDLFEIDAKAYLKDELSELEEFAMDGLLEREADRLAVNGTGKIFIRNIAMTFDAYLRKGKMKTQFSRTV
- the hemE gene encoding uroporphyrinogen decarboxylase, coding for MHTSVETSDSRALFKSNLAGQKTSRVPIWIMRQAGRYLPEYREVRSRMGFEEMCKDPEVASQVTVMPIDKFGFDAAVIFSDILYIVEPFGFDLRYNPAPKIAPLLENPDQSKMFEQFDPAEKLAFVSEVVRATRIRLGDSRAVIGFCGAPFTVFSFLCGYMGAKEMYRPYAYLMKYPKEAEHILTTLAEISLEYLKMQARAGADYVQVFDTAAGELSEAEFRRFSMPYLKYIFEGLKSSKIPSGLYIKNSNHLLDAVSELPLSSFCVDWKTPLKTASEKLKPVSLQGNLNPNLMIGPKEQVEREAVRILNEMADYPGFIFNLGHGILPPTPEENVRRLVATVRAFRAGKAQ
- a CDS encoding sigma-70 family RNA polymerase sigma factor, with translation SYAVWWIRQAILQALAEQSRIVRLPLNRVGTLHKIGKISSSLEQEYGREPSADEIANELELTESEVTDTLKISNTHLSLDAPFSSSEDNSLIDVLEDEYQPAPDEELLSQSLMAEIEKALDTLTPREAEVINLYFGLNHEKALTLEEIGSRFSLTRERVRQIKEKAIRRLRHASRSRSLRAYLN